The following proteins come from a genomic window of Gadus morhua chromosome 11, gadMor3.0, whole genome shotgun sequence:
- the neff1 gene encoding low molecular weight neuronal intermediate filament yields MSYSGGDMYSSSSYRKIFGEGPRPGARMALGGSSPSRVSSSVSSGYRTSHRSYGASPSMGSSSTYRKAGAAGRSYASSCAMAAADAVDLTQTTAVTNELKIIRTNEKEQLQGLNDRFVTFIEKVHSLEQQNRVLEAEVALLRERHSEPSRLHHVYEQELRELRARAEELSHEKNQMHVDCVGMSDALERAREKLDEEVRAREEAESVLKCHRKDVDDATLVRLELEKKVESLLDEVAFLRKVHEEELQELQASLQATQVSVEMDMSKPDLAAALKDIRAQYETLSAKNQVQAEDWYRSKFASVSDAASRNQDAVKHSKEELSEYRRQVQARTLEIEALRGHNEALERQMAEMEDRHGNEVGEMQDTIGQLENALRSTKGEMSRHLREYQDLLNVKMALDIEIAAYRKLLEGEECRLSSVGGAMIQSGYPGFSYSSSRSYALGSYRKPVARPEEEEEEEEEVEEEEEEEEEKEGEDEAEEEAEEGEGEEEEGEDGEQEEEEEEEEEKPKGKDAKKDDKEDKKKESAPAGKTGKN; encoded by the exons ATGAGCTACTCGGGCGGCGACATGTATTCCAGCAGCTCCTACCGGAAGATCTTCGGCGAGGGCCCCCGTCCCGGGGCCCGCATGGCCCTGGGCGGCAGCAGCCCCTCGCGCGTGTCCTCCTCGGTCTCCTCGGGGTATCGAACGAGCCACCGCAGCTACGGCGCGTCCCCCAGCATGGGGTCCTCCTCGACCTACCGGAAAGCGGGCGCCGCGGGGCGCAGCTACGCCTCCTCGTGTGCCATGGCGGCGGCGGACGCCGTGGACCTCACGCAGACCACGGCGGTGACCAACGAGCTGAAGATCATCCGCACCAACGAGAAGGAGCAGCTGCAGGGCCTGAACGACCGCTTCGTGACCTTCATCGAGAAGGTGCACAGCCTGGAGCAACAGAACCGCGTGCTGGAGGCCGAGGTGGCGCTGCTGCGCGAGCGCCACAGCGAGCCCTCGCGCCTGCACCACGTGTATGAGCAAGAGCTCCGCGAGCTGCGCGCCCGCGCCGAGGAGCTGTCCCACGAGAAGAACCAGATGCACGTGGACTGCGTGGGGATGAGCGACGCGCTGGAGCGCGCGCGCGAGAAGCTGGACGAGGAGGTGCGTGCGCGCGAAGAGGCCGAAAGCGTGCTCAAGTGCCACCGCAAGGACGTGGACGACGCCACGCTCGTGCGCCTGGAGCTGGAGAAGAAGGTGGAATCGCTGCTGGACGAGGTGGCGTTCCTGAGGAAGGTGCAcgaggaggagctgcaggagctGCAGGCGAGCCTTCAGGCCACGCAG gtctCCGTGGAGATGGATATGTCCAAGCCCGACCTGGCGGCGGCGCTGAAGGACATCCGGGCGCAGTACGAGACGCTGTCGGCCAAGAACCAGGTGCAGGCGGAGGACTGGTACCGCTCCAAGTTCGCCAGCGTGTCGGACGCCGCGTCCCGCAACCAGGACGCCGTGAAGCACTCCAAGGAGGAGCTCAGCGAGTACCGCCGCCAGGTGCAGGCGCGCACCCTGGAGATCGAGGCCCTCCGGGGCCACAACGAGGCCCTGGAGCGCCAGATGGCCGAGATGGAGGATCGCCACGGCAACGAGGTCGGGGAGATGCAG gacACCATTGGTCAGTTGGAGAACGCTCTCCGCAGCACTAAGGGCGAGATGTCGCGCCACCTCCGTGAATACCAGGACCTGCTCAACGTCAAGATGGCCTTGGACATCGAGATCGCTGCCTACAG GAAGCTCCTGGAAGGCGAAGAGTGCCGTCTGAGCAGTGTGGGCGGAGCCATGATCCAGTCTGGGTACCCCGGCTTCTCCTACTCCTCGTCCCGGAGCTACGCCCTTGGCTCCTACCGCAAACCCGTAGCCAGGcccgaagaggaagaggaggaggaggaggaggttgaggaggaggaggaagaggaggaggagaaggagggagaggacgaggccgaagaggaggcagaggagggtgagggcgaggaagaggaaggagaggacggggagcaggaggaggaagaggaggaggaggaagagaagcccAAGGGAAAGGACGCCAAGAAGGACGACAAAGAAGACAAGAAGAAGGAGAGCGCCCCCGCCGGGAAGACCGGCAAGAACTAG